The Sylvia atricapilla isolate bSylAtr1 chromosome 9, bSylAtr1.pri, whole genome shotgun sequence genomic sequence gaaggtgagcTGGGCAggactggagaagagaaaaaaaggaatctgCTCCTCCTTCACACTCACCCCAGTCCTTTATCTCAGTATCCACCTGCTCCAAGCAGTGCCTGGGGAGTCCTACAGCTCCTCCATCAATTGCTCCTCTAAATCAAGTGGAAAAAATCTAGCCAGGCAGAGAAAATTGCAGCGAGATGAATTTACAGTGCTGGTGATGGATCCAGGCAGCACAAATAGGGCATGGCCTGATGGGCTCCTGGTGCCTGGCCTTTGCTCCAGGTGAGAAATACAGCCCAGGAGTGACaactgcagctgaagcagcaaaTCCTCAGTAATGCAGGGAACGGCAGAACTCCAGCAGGCCTGACTCAGATTCCTTTCTAGGAGCACTTTGGACAAGTGCTCATTAACTCAGTGCACACTCTGCTCCCTCAGCCAGGCACACGAGGGTTTCCCCTCTCCTGACAGATGTTACAGATTTCATTGCAACACACACTTGTCAGTTCTGCTTATTTTTGGAGCATCCCAGTGCTTTGGGAACACTGATTTTACAACCCTGGCAAAGGCACAGAAGTAGCAATGTACAGCACCACTGAGGAGAGGGgcctgccagggaaaaaaataacagggAATTCTGCAGCAGGAGTGATGCCCACactccagcctccctgctgccctaaGGACTCGTTTTCTTGGGAAAACTCAGACCCTCCCTGcaagagaacagaaaactgaaTCCTAGATCCTTAATTAAGATAAACCTCaaagccagggcagggacacctcccactgccccaggctgctccgaGCCCAAtgtccagtctggccttgggcactgcctgGGATCCAATtgcagccctgtgccagggcctgcccatcCTGCCACggaggaaggaattcctgcccaaaatcccatccagccctgctccttatcctgtctctccatcccttGACCAaagtccctccccagctctcttggagATTCTTCAGGCCCTGCAAGACCACACTGAGATCACTCCAAATCTTCTCCTGCTCAGCCTCAacattcccagctgtgccagcctttcctcccagcagagctgctccatccctctgcccatCCTGGTGTCTCCTCTGgatcctctccagcagctccaggtccctcctgtgcagatgttcacacacacacaaccaaACCCCAGTGCTTACCTGCAGCAGGTCTCTCCGAATGGTCCTCAAAGGATTTCCCTCCAGGGCCAGGAATTTCAGCTGAGGGAGGTTCCCCAGGGTGTAAGGCAACCTGCAGAGGGAAACAGATAAATGATCCAAAACAGATAAAACTGATTCCAAAGCAGCACCAAAACAACTGCTAAAAAACATGCAATGCCTAGTCAGAGGGGATACTGAAGCTCAGGTGTAAAGGAAAATATGCAGGATTCCAGATtaatttaagttggaaaagctctcccagaccatcaagtccaagcTCTGCCTCACcctcaccttgtccccagcccagacccctgagtgccacctccagcccttcctgggacacctccagggacgggGATCCaaccctccctgggcactgccaatccctgagctccctttccatggggaaattcctgctgctgcccaccctgagcctcccctggcccagcctgaggccgttccctctcctcctgtccctgttccctgggagcaaatcccaaatcccccccagctgtcccctcctggcagggagttgtgcagagccacaaggtcccccctgagctccttttctccaggctgagtccctttccagctccctcagcctctcctgggctccagacccttccccagctccctcagcctgtcctgggactccagacccttccccagctccctcacctgctcctcacagcacttcCAAGTCACGGGCAGAACACAGAACATTTTGCAAGTCCCAGTTTGATCACAGCAATCCCACAACACACTGAGGGTTCCTTCCTTTCAGCACTGAGTCATTCCTTAAGTGCCCTTCccacaggaaggaaggagctgtCACCACCCAGCTCAGGTGCCACTATTACCTACTGATGTCATTGTTGGCCAGGTCGAGTCTCTCCAGCTTCTGCAGCACCGTGATCTCCTCGGGCACTGCCTTGATCTTGTtgtccctgagctccagcacacacagggagcTCAGCTGCTTCAGATTCTCTGCATTCAGGATTTCAATCTGATTCTCCCCAGCGTGTAATTCCTACGGCAACAAAGAGCACCACAAGTGTGGTTAAATTACTTTGTAACTTATCTCCTAAATCATGACATCAGCAGTCATCAGTATGATGATGTGGAGAATATGGGTATCTTGATTCCCCTTCATCTGCCTCCAAAATACCTGGATATAACCTGATtatgttaaaaggaaaaatcagtgtATTTACTCCGTagttatgaaagaaaaaggataatGAACAAAGTGAATTTATCCAGAAAAAGTTCCCAGAGATAAAAAGTAACTGTTGCAGGCAGTATTAGATCCAGCTTTCAGTCCTGCCTCTCCTAAACACTTCTCATTTTCCAAATCTGCAAAGTCCTGCAAACTCATCTTTCAGAAGGCTGAATAATGAGGGCAGTAAGAGAAGTTGCTCCTGGGGACACATTAAACAGAGTCCTAAACACAGAGCTGTCATCTGGCTTTGATCACAGCATCTCACAAAAGCCTGTGTTTAAAGTCACTGCCATCATCCCAAAGTTTACAGCACATGCctttccagcagagcagccatTCCAAGCTCACCTTCAGCAGCTTGCAGGAGGGAAACTCCGGCAGGGAAcgcagtttgtttttcctcaggtaaagctgctccagggatgccATGGTTGCTAATTTAGCAGGTACCGTTTCCAGGTAATTTTTGGTACAATCCAGTTGCCTCAAGCCTGTGGAAATCAATGTCCAGGGACaaacagagagaggagaagcTAAAAATACCCCTCTACAGCAGCATAATTATCCCAGggtttaatttaaaacaaacacaacaacatTTTGCTAAACAGATTCTCGAAGTAATAACTCAGatttttcttgagaaaacagTAACTCTTTAAGGATCTATTTTAAAACCCTGCAGTGCACTGCTGAACATAAGCACAGCACTGGCTGTTTGGCATTTAAAAACCCGAGGGAAGTGATTTACTTTTCATGGCACTGAGATCTGCAGGCAGCTCCTTGAGCTGGTTACAGGCCAGGTTGAGCCGCACCACGTTCAccagcagagcaaagctgctGGGGATGGCTGTGAGCTGGTTGTTGGACACGTCCTGCAGATTgaaacagagagaggaagaggtgAGACGTGTCTGAAACATCCCAGGAGTGCTGCTGGTGCAAAGTTAATTAGTGGCAGAACAGTAAAATTAGATGGCTGACAACTGGCACGAGTGTGAGAGAAGAAACGACTCCCCCAGGACTGACAGATCACCGAGGATTTCAGCTTTCCCAAAATATGTCAAACCAACAACAAACTAAAAACAACCCCCACCATGCAACAACTGACATTGCAACAGTCACTGGAATATTCTCCAAGTTCAGCCACTGAACCCGACGGATTTTGAACTAGCAGTGGGAATCAATcctttccaaagaaagaaatgggtTTGAAGTTGTGCTTTaccagctcctccaggctgaggagctgccccagcccctcgggCAGCTGGCTCAGCTCGTTGTGCTGCACCAGGAGGCTCCTCAGAcggggcagctgcagcagctcctcggGAAGGCTCCTCAGTTTGTTGTGGCTGGGGTGGGAACAGAGAACACAAAGGGAAAGGACAAACACTCAGGAGTTTTTAGGATTGTAACTGCACACAGAACATTTGTGTCTCACAGCCTGCTGGTCGGGACGTTGCCACCTCTAAGGAAAACTTGGCTCCTGGGAACaattaattatctttatttatttgttcaagAAGACTTCTAATCCTGCTCTGAATTTACAACATTCGAGATGGAtcccaggttttttttgtttatgtacTTTGCACATGCAGTGGATAGCATAACCTCTCCTTGTGCACAAATTTACAAAATTACCCCAGTAAACAAAAGATTCTGAACCTTCCAGCAACAAACAAGATCTACAGAGTTATTTACAAAGTGCATTATTCATGACTGGAAATGTTTTATCCTGAGAACTGCCAgactgaaggaaataaatgcaaacaaatattttgtgtacGATTATTCAGAACATCACTGTTTGCACCTTCCAATTGTGACTTTGAGTATCAGTgaaaacaatttaaacaaaTTCAAGGCCACCAGTTTTGATCCAAGGAGGATAATAtaacatatataatataaaataatactCTACAGTGAGTAATCTGGAATTAACTTTTTGAAAGAAAGGTTGCTATCCTACAATCTCTCTTCACACTGAAAGTCATTGCAGCATTTCTTGTGTTTGTTCTGTGACATAGCCTTACCTGACATCGAGTTTCTGGAGATTTTCAAGTTGCCctaaagcagaaggaagtgatgtCAGTTGATTGTCATGCACCTGGAAAAGAGAGGTTTTAGAGCACAGTTACAAATTTGTActttggaggggtttttttcaggccAACCCATTGGGAAGAATTCCTCCCCAACATCATCCCAGTCCTCTGGCAGCGGGAAGCCATCcccccccttgtcctggcaccCCAGGCCCCTGTGAAATGGAAACCAAAGATCCAGGACAACGTTTCCCCATATCCTGCCAAGGGATCTTTGTACTCACATCCAGCATGGtgagggcaggcagcagctgcacatcCTCCGAGAGGCTCTGCAGCTTGTTGGAGGCCAGGATCAGCTTGGTCAGGTCCGTCTGCTCCCACCAGCGATCGGCAGCCCCGAAGGACAGGTTCTGCTGGGCTTCCTCCGGAGTGTCCAGGTTGATCCTCCACACGTGCTCGGGCACTGCGGCACAAACACAACCGTCAGCTGAACCTCTCGAGTGTTTGCTCCAATATTTCACTGCCCAGCGTGTTTTTTGTGTATAAAAATCACCGGGTGGGTTTGGGCTGCGAGGGACCTTAACGATCGTCTGGTTCCAACCCTTGTGCCTTGGGCGATGACATACATAGCTAAATATACACGGATGCACACAGACatatgtgtgtacatatataaaaacatacatagaTACACACATCTCTATAGTCGCTCTACTGCCCATTGTGATCCAGAGACATTTTTGCCGAGGCAACAAGAAGAAACCGATAGAAACACGCCCGAAACAGACAACAGCGAGCGGACGGCGAGCAGATGGTGCTCCCCATGGTGCTccgcccgcagccccgcgggATCCCGGGCCAGGAGGGCCCCGCGGGCGGACCCGGCTCACGCACCGTGGGTGAGGCCCCGTCCCGCCAGGTTCAGCTGCCCGCTGCGCCGCGCCAACCGCAGCAGCCCCTGCGGCACCGGCGGCTCCGGCTCGGCCGCCCGCCGGAaccccggccccgcaccgccaCCGCCCGCCCGCGCCCGCCGAGCCGCCGCCATGGCCGACACAGCCCGAGCGGGGGCCCGTGCGGGAGCCGCCGgcagccggggccggggctggggccggggctggggccggggccgcctcGCAGGCGGGGCTCCTACGGGCGgagccggcccggccccggcgccgccATTTGCCGCCCCGCCGTGCCGAAATGGAGCCCCGAGCGCGCTGCTCGGGGTGTTGAACACGGACACGTGAGGAGCAGCGAATGGATCGGGGCTTTTACATCAGTTtattggttttttcctttcccctcagcCCGGCGTGCGGCTACGCTGCAGCCTCgtggggggctgtgggtggtTGGGCTCGATGATCTTCACGGTGTGTCCCAACCTCAGCAGAATctcaggatggtttgggttgggagagctttaaaactcatctcattccttccctgccatgggcagggacgccttccactctcccagctgctccaagctccatccagcctggcctgggacacttgcagggatccGGGGACAGCCACAGCCGCGCTGGGCACCCTGTGGCAGGACTTCCCCACCctccagggaacaattcctgcccaacgTCCCGTCCAAATCAGCACATGGAATCAGCCCCCGTGTCTGCAGATCCCACCAGAAGCTCCCAGTGAGAGGAAAATTATAGGAAAGGAATGTGGTCCCACGTTATATTGTAGCTCCCTTCATTCTGAAACAGCCTATTTGTGTTTCAAACATTCCCCTCTTTGAAAAATGCTTCTATGAGTAGTTCCATTGAAGTGAAAAGTAATTAGTGAAGGTTTAAATACATTAGTCAAGTGTGTGATTTAGGAAACTCACTTCAGGCACTTGCCCTTGACTAAGGATATTGGCCTCATTAGTTTTTTACCAGTGTTCTTTcattctcctccttttttcttctctctcagtGGAGGCAGAAACACCCAGGAAATACTGAGTATTTAATCTcattattaaaagaaagagTGGTGCttaaaaacaggttttaagGACTTCAGAGGGTGAGTGCTCTGTGCCTAAGGGCCCCTGGTAAAAACACAATGTCAGCTCCCTCTCATTCAGCTTCAATGCTGTTGGAAATAGTAACTAAGTTCCACAGGGAACATTGCTGACAAATTCAAATTTGGAATTTAAATAAGCTTTTGGCAATTCAGTCCAAGACACGGCATCTGTGATATTTCATAAGTAGAAATGTGGTATCTGGTGAGGCAGGACAGTGAGTGTCTCCTACTCTATGAATCAGATGCGGTAGAATTTCAGCTTGATTAATAAATAAGGCTTGTTTTATTTACATTCAGGAACATTTATGGGGAAACACATTAACATAAAGCAACAAACTCATCAGGAAACAGCGTGATTTGTACTGTGTTGACTgcaaatagttttatttttcctctataACATTAATGAGAAATTCCCACCCCAAGGTTGTACTGCTTGTACCTCCTTTTCTGAGGCTACCTGAAAACAGAGTCCAGACAGagttaagggaataaaaagcaattttatttattgaagggccttcaggtacaCTTTGGGCAGACAAAGCTCCCCAAGGACTACATCCAAAACTGGCTAATGGCTcatgagttttcacacttttataagtttggtcCATGTGCATATTAGGGCTTAATCTCTCAATTACAGATTCAagtaatgaagtcatttaccccaaaTTTGCTCCCCCCCcaactcattttttttcccatctctcagggcctgaggcagtgaggcGTCCTCTATTGCCAGGCGTGGAGAGGAACTGTTGTGCCTGACAAAAATGTGAAGACAGTAATTAGCAAGTAGCTTCAAAcctattttttttgtttggagaggatttatctgtgttttcccaCTGCTAGTTCAAAATCACTCGGGTTCAGTAGCAGAACCTGGGGAATATTCCAGTGACTGTTCTAATGTCATTTATCTGCATGGTGGGGTTTGTTGTTAGTTTGTTGTTGGTTTAACATATTTTGGGAAAGCTGAAGCCCTCGGTGATCTGTCAGTCCTGGGGGAGTAGTTTCTTCTCTCACCCCTGTTTATGGAATTTAGGAGTTATACACTAAAAAGTTACAGGACCACAAACCACAAACATATGCAAAAATATACAAGCTAGACTCCCACGGCACCACTGGGACGGCGTGTTTAGTGAGAGTTTGGTGTGTGAAAGGAcgagagaggaggaagaaatgacAGCACCTCAGAGCCCCCTCACGTTTCCCGCTCCcgtgtggggggggggggggagcgCGCCCGGTCTGCGCACGCACCGCCCCCGCGCGCGGGCCTCCCTCTCCCCGTGCGTGTCCGCCGGCGCGGCGCATGCGCGGGGCCGCGCGCCGTGGGCGCGGGCGCAGGCGCGGCGCGGTGCACTGTGGGATACTGCGGCCCGGGCAGGCTGGTGAGGCGGCGCGCGCGGGgcccgcgggggcggcgggacCGGAGCGGGCCGGACCGGAGCGGGCCGGGGGGCGGCAAACCGGGACCACAGAACCGGGCCGGGGGGGGGGCAGCGAACCGCAGCGCTTCCGCCCCATCCTCACCCTCTTCCCCGCCCCCGCTGTGTCTGCTGCAGCACCggcggagcgggcggcggcgcgATGGCCTCCAGCAGCGGCACCGACGTGATCCAGGTCACCAACGTCTCGCCCAGCGCCAGTTCGGAGCAGATGCGGACCCTCTTCGGCTTCCTGGGCAAGATCGAGGAGCTGCGCCTCTTCCCCCCCGAGTGAGtgcgggcccggcccggcctcgcCGCCTCCCCCTCCGTCCCTCCTTCCCCCGCCCCGCGGCCTGCCCGCGGCCCAgcgccgcctcccgcccgccTCCCCCGGCGGCTCCGGGCCCGGGCCGCCCCCGCTCCCGGGGATCCGCGCTCCGCCCGGCGGCTGCGGGGGCGGCTCTCGCTGCGCACCCCCGGAGTCGGTGTTCGCTGCGCGGCTCCGCTCGGTCACGGGATTGCGGAGATTAACGCGGGGCGTGGAGCGACACGTGCGGCTCCGATGAAATCCACGTTTGTCTCCGGGTGTTGTTTGTCCAGGGTTGTGCCCGCTGAGCCTCTGCTGGCTGCGTCACTTCCACGGGGCCAAAACTTCTAGATGTAGATAAATGTATTTGTCACGAAGAATTTTGTGCTCGAGGAGCAGCCTACCCCTAATTTACAAAGAATACgcttttaatatttatgttcCTTGCAAACGAATCTATGCTGAGCAGAAAGGTAACTGCTAACAAATACACATTTCTCGTTTGCATGTCTTGCAAGGATCTCcgcaaattaaaacaaatgcacattttaagGGTGTATAAACTGAAAAGGAAGTTTCACATACCGCCGTAATTTACAAATagccacaaaaacaaaaacaaacaaacaaaaaataagacCGTTTTTTATGTCTTCACTTGCAATTAagttctaataaaaataaatcttgctTTCAGAATTCTTTCTGATGCAATCTAAAACTTGGTGTTAGCAGTGCTGATGGCTTCAGTTTGATTGATTTTCAGAGCCTGGTGTCATTATACCTCGGTGTTTTGCATATTCCGTATAAAGGTTAAAGGTTTTCTCTCTGCCACGATTAAGATTAATCAAACGAGAGCACGATTATTTATAAAACGCCAAATTACttggatttctttattttagggGGAAAAACTATCACAAACCATTTGTTTTCCCTCGTTGAGGCTTCCCTCCCTTGTTAACACTAATCAAAGACAGTTCCAGAGGGAGTTTCCTTGTTCACAGCTGGGATAAGTGACCCGGCAGGAGCTCACCTGTGACAGGTGAAATCCTTTCCTGGCTTTCTCTGTATTTGTGCACTTTGTCTCGATTTTGCTGCCGGTTTTTGGAGGTGATTTGTGCCTCTGAAACTTTGTAGCTTTAGATACACATGAACTGATCTCTTCAGGGAGTGCTTCGGTGCCTTGCTGTCCTTTCCCTTGTGTGAGGAGGGCCCTGGCACTCACCCCCCAGGGGGATTTTCCTGAGAGTCTGCTCTGGGTCACTTC encodes the following:
- the LRRC40 gene encoding leucine-rich repeat-containing protein 40, with amino-acid sequence MAAARRARAGGGGAGPGFRRAAEPEPPVPQGLLRLARRSGQLNLAGRGLTHVPEHVWRINLDTPEEAQQNLSFGAADRWWEQTDLTKLILASNKLQSLSEDVQLLPALTMLDVHDNQLTSLPSALGQLENLQKLDVSHNKLRSLPEELLQLPRLRSLLVQHNELSQLPEGLGQLLSLEELDVSNNQLTAIPSSFALLVNVVRLNLACNQLKELPADLSAMKSLRQLDCTKNYLETVPAKLATMASLEQLYLRKNKLRSLPEFPSCKLLKELHAGENQIEILNAENLKQLSSLCVLELRDNKIKAVPEEITVLQKLERLDLANNDISRLPYTLGNLPQLKFLALEGNPLRTIRRDLLQKGTQELLKYLRSKIQDDGPGPNEEPPVTAMTLPSQSKVNIHAITTLKLLEYSDKQAAEIPDAVFDAVGANPVATVNFSKNQLREIPPRLVELKDSLCDVSLGFNKISSISSELCLLQKLTHLDLRNNVLTALPEEMEALKKLHTINLAFNRFKVFPSVLYHLPALETILLSNNQVGSIDPVQLKGMEKLGTLDLQNNDLLQVPPELGNCENLRSLLLEGNPFRTPRAAVLAKGTAAVLEYLRSRIPT